ATATTGgcaatttttgaaattgacAGATTTGTTAAGAGTacatataacaaaaaagaCTACAAATTATCGTTGCACCATTACAGCCGAAGAAAGGTTAACGGTAACtttaaggtaaataaaaaacaattatttatactaatcATGTTATTTAGATCACAAAATCACAGCCCTCCATTTATTAAGCATTGTTTACgttaatgaaatgtaaattactTATACTAATCATGTTAAATAACACAAACATCTAAATAGATCACAAAATCACAGCCCTCCATTTATTAAGCATTATTTACGttaatgaaatgtaattaaatagtaCAGATTTGTgtgtgtttaattattattattataattattattgtttttgattgtttattattttgtattttgtgtgCTGGTATTGTACCCGTAAGTAGTCTGATCTGGATAGTTTTGAGGAATATAGGTTTCGTTTGACACTAGGTAAGTAGATTGATTAGTCGATGGCGGTGAATTTATAGACAAAGAATAATTCAAATCTGTACTATTTTCATACAGACTTAATTCAGCTTCATTAACAATGTTAAACACGCGCCTTTTAATTCGTGCTTGGACTTCTTTTGGGAATGTTTCCACTGTATCTgacatagacaaaaaaaaattacgtaatgCCTTGTCACGGGGTgtagtatttcttttttcttcaaGATACTCTTCGAAAACCGTAGCAACATCTTTGCTTAAGCGTGGTCTCTTTTTCGAGCCAGAAGTACTTGCAAGCGATTCAACTTCAGAATGGTCAGAACGTTTAGATGATGTCGATGGTGGTGGTATTGGTGTGCCAGGCTCTGAATCATCCGATGATAATGTTACATTAGATATTTGGTTTCGATTGCGAAAAAAtggtattataaaagaaagttctttttcaaattttatcaatttggACGTAGTTGCACC
This genomic stretch from Papilio machaon chromosome 29, ilPapMach1.1, whole genome shotgun sequence harbors:
- the LOC106711680 gene encoding uncharacterized protein LOC106711680, giving the protein MNDEKLIILVSKYECLFDITKPSYSDRIMKDNAWEEISKCLGISVTQCQDRWKKLRDNFRKAYYNRKGKSGDGATTSKLIKFEKELSFIIPFFRNRNQISNVTLSSDDSEPGTPIPPPSTSSKRSDHSEVESLASTSGSKKRPRLSKDVATVFEEYLEEKRNTTPRDKALRNFFLSMSDTVETFPKEVQARIKRRVFNIVNEAELSLYENSTDLNYSLSINSPPSTNQSTYLVSNETYIPQNYPDQTTYGYNTSTQNTK